From the genome of Phragmitibacter flavus, one region includes:
- a CDS encoding dihydrodipicolinate synthase family protein: protein MKITGLVAATHTPFHPDGSLNLAIVETQAAHLLKTGVRHAFIGGTTGESSSLTLEERQAIAVRWMEVTRGSDLRVIVHVGTNSLHDAATLAQQAQSLGAFATSAVAPSYFKPATVSALVSSMAFIAAAAPDLPFYYYEIPTMTGLAISPSAFLTAAHDQIPNLAGLKFTSSNLMEYQLCTHAQQGIFDIPFGFDEMLLASLALGARGAVGSSFNFAAPIYLNVMDAYHRGDLESARAHQFRSVQLIQILASYGYMAAAKATMKMLGVDVGPPRLPTELLTPERVTTLQRELDQLGFFDWVKVS, encoded by the coding sequence ATGAAAATCACCGGCCTCGTCGCCGCCACCCACACCCCTTTCCATCCAGACGGATCGCTCAATCTCGCCATCGTCGAAACCCAGGCCGCCCACCTCCTCAAAACCGGCGTCCGTCATGCCTTCATTGGCGGCACCACCGGCGAAAGTTCCTCCCTCACCCTCGAAGAACGCCAGGCCATCGCCGTTCGTTGGATGGAAGTTACCCGGGGCAGCGACCTTCGCGTTATCGTCCACGTCGGCACCAACAGCCTTCACGACGCCGCCACGCTCGCCCAACAAGCCCAATCCCTCGGTGCCTTCGCCACCAGCGCCGTGGCTCCCAGCTACTTCAAACCTGCCACAGTCTCCGCCCTCGTCAGCAGCATGGCTTTCATCGCCGCTGCCGCACCCGACCTGCCATTCTACTACTACGAAATCCCCACCATGACCGGCTTGGCGATCTCCCCCTCCGCCTTCCTCACCGCTGCCCACGATCAGATCCCCAACCTCGCAGGGCTGAAATTCACCAGCAGCAACCTCATGGAATACCAGCTCTGCACGCACGCCCAACAAGGCATCTTCGACATCCCCTTCGGCTTCGACGAAATGCTCCTTGCTTCACTCGCCCTGGGTGCCCGTGGTGCCGTCGGATCCAGCTTCAACTTCGCCGCTCCGATCTATCTCAACGTCATGGATGCCTACCATCGCGGCGATCTCGAATCCGCCCGAGCCCATCAATTCCGCTCCGTCCAGCTCATCCAAATCCTCGCCTCTTATGGCTACATGGCCGCCGCCAAAGCCACCATGAAAATGCTCGGAGTCGATGTCGGCCCTCCCCGTCTCCCCACCGAACTCCTCACTCCCGAACGCGTCACTACCCTTCAACGCGAACTCGACCAACTCGGCTTCTTCGACTGGGTCAAAGTCAGTTAG
- a CDS encoding alkene reductase — translation MPSLFDPLTIGDLTLPNRIIMAPLTRSRAGKERIPNELMAEYYVQRSSAGLILTEATSVTPMGVGYADTPGIWSEEQVAGWTKITSAVHAAGGRIFLQLWHVGRISDPLFLNGETPVAPSAVRPAGHVSLVRPEKPFVTPRALDLEEIPGVIEAYRKGAENAKLAGFDGVEIHGANGYLLDQFLQDKTNQRTDEYGGPIENRARLMLEVTDACISVWGADRVGMHLAPRGDAHDMGDSDPLATFTYLATELGKRRIAFICARESQGDGRIGPAIKQAFGGPYIANQGLDQTTAQALLDNGEADAAAFGVLFIANPDLPARFAADTELNTPDPTTFYAPGPKGYTDYSSLTAA, via the coding sequence ATGCCCTCCCTTTTCGATCCGCTCACCATCGGCGACCTCACCCTTCCCAACCGCATCATCATGGCACCGCTCACGCGCAGCCGGGCAGGCAAGGAACGCATCCCCAATGAATTGATGGCCGAATATTATGTCCAGCGCTCGTCCGCCGGACTCATCCTCACCGAAGCCACCTCCGTCACTCCCATGGGAGTCGGATATGCCGATACTCCTGGGATCTGGTCCGAAGAGCAAGTTGCTGGCTGGACCAAAATCACCAGCGCCGTCCACGCCGCCGGAGGTCGCATCTTCCTGCAACTCTGGCACGTCGGCCGCATCTCCGATCCGCTCTTCCTCAACGGCGAAACGCCCGTCGCTCCCAGCGCGGTCCGCCCCGCAGGTCACGTCAGCCTCGTGCGTCCCGAAAAACCTTTCGTCACCCCACGCGCCCTCGACCTCGAAGAAATTCCCGGTGTCATTGAAGCTTATCGCAAAGGTGCCGAAAACGCCAAACTCGCCGGCTTTGATGGCGTCGAAATCCATGGTGCCAACGGTTACCTTCTCGACCAGTTCCTGCAGGACAAAACCAATCAGCGCACGGATGAATACGGCGGTCCCATCGAAAACCGCGCCCGCCTCATGCTCGAAGTCACCGACGCTTGCATCAGCGTCTGGGGTGCCGATCGTGTGGGCATGCACCTCGCTCCACGTGGTGACGCCCATGACATGGGCGATTCCGACCCTCTCGCCACCTTCACCTATCTCGCCACCGAGCTCGGCAAACGTCGCATCGCCTTCATCTGCGCCCGCGAATCCCAAGGCGACGGACGCATTGGACCCGCGATCAAACAAGCCTTCGGCGGACCCTACATCGCCAACCAGGGCCTCGACCAAACCACCGCCCAGGCACTCCTCGACAACGGCGAAGCCGACGCCGCAGCCTTCGGCGTCTTGTTCATCGCCAACCCCGATCTCCCCGCCCGCTTCGCTGCCGACACTGAACTCAACACCCCCGATCCCACCACCTTCTACGCCCCGGGCCCCAAAGGTTACACCGACTACTCGTCACTCACCGCTGCGTAA
- a CDS encoding NAD(P)/FAD-dependent oxidoreductase produces the protein MNSKRRIAIVGSGPAGCTLACLLARAGMEAVIFDDEKRPEMVVGESLIPLLVTVFRRLGIEEKVAALGTYKPGVTWSLSDEEALLLSFDAIEGVLPTYAYNVPRREFDQLITDTALEAGAKFVKVSAKLELVDGAPELSAETLALVPEWGGRQPDLLIDASGRRRLFAKLLGIGADVGLRKDVSHFAHYEGCVMPPPSGQTLISRLKHGWGWRIPLPGKVSVGVVINKEHAKKYGDTPEEQLERIIEESPVLISTCRDRVRISPVTTYANYQLISHRGHGRNWTAVGDSFGFVDPMLSPGLCMAMVSAERLADVIIQGGDWESKAGEYIDWFRNELVAWQDLIDYFYDGRIFALFKSGMQFSERYPGKFSMMMQKHMSRHIAGMAAGGLTTRAYSRGLLRFMSKYATRDCFKAEDYAVQ, from the coding sequence GTGAATTCGAAACGACGGATTGCTATTGTTGGGTCGGGACCGGCAGGTTGCACCCTGGCGTGTTTGCTGGCGAGGGCGGGGATGGAGGCGGTGATTTTTGACGATGAAAAACGCCCGGAGATGGTGGTGGGGGAGTCACTGATACCACTGTTGGTGACGGTGTTTCGCAGGCTGGGAATTGAGGAGAAGGTGGCGGCTTTGGGAACTTACAAACCGGGGGTAACCTGGTCTTTGAGTGATGAGGAAGCGTTGCTGTTGTCGTTTGATGCCATTGAAGGGGTGTTGCCGACTTATGCGTATAATGTGCCGAGGCGTGAGTTTGACCAGTTGATCACTGACACGGCGCTGGAGGCTGGCGCTAAGTTTGTGAAGGTGTCCGCAAAATTGGAGTTGGTGGACGGGGCGCCGGAGTTATCGGCGGAGACGTTGGCGCTGGTGCCGGAATGGGGTGGGAGGCAGCCGGATTTGTTGATCGACGCGAGTGGGCGTCGGCGTCTTTTTGCGAAGCTGCTGGGGATCGGTGCGGATGTGGGGTTGCGCAAGGATGTGTCGCACTTTGCGCATTATGAGGGTTGCGTGATGCCGCCGCCGTCGGGGCAGACGTTGATTTCAAGGCTGAAGCATGGATGGGGATGGAGGATTCCATTGCCGGGCAAGGTGTCGGTGGGGGTGGTGATCAACAAGGAGCATGCGAAGAAGTATGGAGACACGCCGGAGGAACAGCTGGAGCGGATCATTGAGGAGTCGCCGGTTTTGATTTCGACCTGTCGTGATCGGGTGCGGATTTCGCCGGTGACGACCTATGCGAACTATCAGTTGATATCGCATCGAGGTCATGGACGGAACTGGACGGCGGTGGGGGACTCGTTTGGGTTTGTCGACCCGATGCTGTCTCCGGGATTGTGCATGGCGATGGTGTCAGCGGAAAGGCTGGCGGATGTGATCATTCAGGGCGGGGACTGGGAGTCAAAGGCGGGGGAGTATATCGACTGGTTCCGCAACGAGCTGGTGGCCTGGCAGGATCTGATCGATTACTTTTATGACGGTCGCATCTTTGCGTTGTTCAAAAGTGGGATGCAGTTTTCGGAGAGGTATCCTGGCAAGTTTAGCATGATGATGCAAAAGCACATGTCGCGTCACATTGCCGGGATGGCGGCGGGGGGATTGACGACGCGGGCGTATAGTCGGGGGTTGCTGCGGTTCATGAGCAAGTATGCGACCCGCGACTGTTTCAAGGCGGAAGATTATGCGGTGCAGTAG
- a CDS encoding galactose oxidase produces the protein MRPLLRLLISMLPISVMANPPPHSWQSLPPIPDPIGFAAPFAGTHNKVLIVAGGANFPEKSPWQGGTKIWHDRAFILEKPDAQWRTDFHLPRPLAYGVSISTPRGIVCIGGSDDQQHFRDVFLLQWLDGKLLTQPLPSLPQTCANACGAAIGNTLFVAGGQTTPASTSALHTFWSLDLTSPNPTWQTLEPWPGPARILATAAAHEGFFYLFSGADLTPGPDGKAQRTWLNDAYRYHPDQGWKKLSALPRPAVAAPSPAPLLNPTSIAVLGGDDGAQLHVAPTAHQGFPKTPLVYDIPTNLWREAPALPFSLVTTTVVTWQNLFVIPGGEAKPGIRSTEVWSLPLSQP, from the coding sequence ATGCGCCCTCTGCTCCGACTCCTCATCTCGATGCTTCCCATCAGCGTCATGGCAAATCCTCCGCCCCACTCCTGGCAATCGCTCCCGCCTATTCCTGACCCCATCGGCTTTGCCGCTCCCTTCGCCGGCACCCACAACAAAGTCCTCATCGTCGCGGGCGGTGCCAACTTCCCAGAAAAATCTCCCTGGCAGGGCGGCACCAAAATCTGGCACGACCGCGCGTTCATCCTCGAAAAGCCCGACGCCCAATGGCGAACAGATTTTCACCTCCCTCGTCCCCTGGCTTACGGGGTCTCCATCAGCACTCCCCGAGGCATCGTCTGCATCGGTGGCAGCGATGATCAACAACACTTCCGCGACGTCTTCCTCCTTCAATGGCTAGACGGGAAACTTCTCACCCAACCCCTGCCGTCGCTTCCTCAAACCTGCGCCAACGCCTGCGGAGCCGCCATCGGCAATACCCTCTTCGTCGCCGGAGGCCAGACAACCCCCGCCTCCACATCCGCCCTTCACACCTTCTGGTCACTTGACCTCACCTCGCCCAATCCCACCTGGCAAACCCTCGAACCCTGGCCCGGTCCCGCCCGCATCCTCGCCACCGCCGCCGCCCACGAGGGTTTCTTTTATCTCTTCAGCGGTGCCGACCTCACCCCCGGTCCCGATGGCAAAGCTCAACGCACCTGGCTGAATGATGCCTACCGTTATCACCCGGACCAAGGATGGAAAAAACTCTCCGCCCTCCCCCGGCCCGCCGTCGCCGCCCCATCTCCCGCACCGCTCCTCAACCCCACTTCGATTGCCGTCCTCGGCGGAGATGACGGAGCGCAACTCCATGTCGCCCCCACCGCGCACCAAGGTTTCCCCAAAACACCCCTCGTCTACGACATCCCCACCAACCTCTGGCGCGAAGCCCCCGCCCTGCCTTTCTCCCTCGTCACCACCACGGTTGTCACCTGGCAAAACCTTTTCGTCATCCCCGGAGGCGAAGCCAAACCCGGCATCCGCTCCACCGAAGTCTGGTCCCTCCCCTTGTCACAGCCTTAA
- a CDS encoding NAD(P)-dependent oxidoreductase codes for MHSRPADHHRYLDVEKARIGIVGTGFIAMGLCLALRSSPDLLLTRVLTRRPVDSVGSMAEYGLTNSLEEFLSSCDLVVECSGDIVHGSEVVNAAQLRGLPVVTMATEFHVTVGSYFADRGILTEAEGDQPGALALLHEEVVQMGFKPLVYGNMKGFLNHDPKDAEMDFWAEKNGISRSQVVSFTDGTKMQFEQALVANGLGAGIYQRAMIGPQNMELEAAGSFLGAKAKEFGGPISDYVLNGKLAPGVFIVGEHPTERPEVLRYLKLGDGPYYTLLRPYHLCHLEVPRTIRRILRGEPILLNNGSRPTVHVVAVAKRDLPAGHVIDTAIGGMDLRGEAVTIAETPDAVALGLLKKAQLKHSISKGQVVAFADVDIPDSLAKTAWLSVREAAAASVPVLAV; via the coding sequence ATGCATAGTCGGCCAGCAGATCACCACCGTTACCTTGATGTCGAGAAGGCAAGAATTGGCATTGTTGGGACGGGATTCATCGCGATGGGTTTGTGCCTGGCGTTGAGATCGTCGCCAGATTTGCTCTTGACCCGGGTGTTGACGCGTCGGCCGGTGGATAGCGTGGGCAGCATGGCGGAGTATGGATTGACCAATTCGCTTGAGGAGTTTCTCTCCAGTTGCGATCTGGTGGTGGAGTGCAGCGGGGATATTGTGCATGGCAGCGAGGTGGTGAATGCGGCGCAGTTGCGCGGTTTGCCGGTGGTGACGATGGCGACGGAGTTTCATGTGACGGTGGGGTCGTATTTTGCGGACCGGGGGATTCTGACGGAGGCGGAGGGGGATCAGCCTGGGGCATTGGCACTTTTGCATGAGGAGGTGGTGCAAATGGGTTTCAAGCCGCTCGTTTATGGCAACATGAAGGGTTTTCTGAATCATGATCCGAAGGATGCGGAGATGGATTTCTGGGCGGAGAAAAATGGGATCAGCCGCTCGCAGGTGGTGAGTTTCACCGATGGAACGAAGATGCAGTTTGAGCAGGCGCTGGTGGCGAATGGCTTGGGCGCGGGAATTTATCAAAGAGCGATGATTGGGCCTCAGAATATGGAGTTGGAGGCGGCGGGCTCTTTTCTTGGCGCGAAGGCGAAGGAGTTCGGGGGACCGATCAGCGATTATGTATTGAACGGGAAGCTGGCACCGGGGGTGTTCATCGTGGGTGAGCATCCGACGGAACGACCTGAGGTGTTGCGGTATTTGAAGTTGGGTGACGGGCCGTATTATACGTTGCTGCGGCCTTATCATCTGTGTCATTTGGAGGTGCCGCGCACGATCAGGCGGATTTTGCGAGGCGAGCCGATCTTGTTGAACAATGGAAGCCGTCCGACCGTGCATGTAGTGGCGGTGGCGAAGCGCGATCTTCCAGCAGGTCATGTGATTGACACGGCCATCGGGGGCATGGATTTGCGGGGCGAGGCGGTGACGATTGCCGAAACGCCTGATGCCGTGGCTTTGGGGCTTTTGAAGAAGGCACAACTGAAGCACTCGATTTCGAAAGGGCAGGTGGTGGCTTTTGCCGATGTAGATATTCCTGACAGTCTGGCGAAGACGGCCTGGCTGAGTGTGCGTGAAGCGGCGGCAGCATCAGTTCCGGTTTTGGCGGTGTGA